In one window of Massilibacterium senegalense DNA:
- the meaB gene encoding methylmalonyl Co-A mutase-associated GTPase MeaB, with translation MTNFKKPEWAQNEAHDTSRVAEGVKHGHDGFNDSSPSPTSQKKSVKRKKLSIEDYVKGVLNNDRSVLAQTITLIESNAPKHMDMAQQVLQQLLPHTGKSIRVGITGVPGAGKSTFIEALGQYLCKKGHKVAVLAVDPSSTVTRGSILGDKTRMEQLSREKNAFIRPSPSGGTLGGVTRKSRETMLVCEAAGFDVILVETVGVGQNEVSVRNMVDFFLLLAITGAGDELQGIKKGIMELADAILVHKADGDNLRKAKVARADYNQVLHYLQPATEGWMTQAHVASSYTGEGISDIWNVVETFQEKMVKSGVLHKRRESQTLDWINEMVEEQLLFRFKQHPVIKEQKPFIEQDVLAGRLSPTKAAKDLLQLFDREHK, from the coding sequence ATGACGAATTTTAAAAAGCCGGAGTGGGCACAAAACGAAGCGCACGACACAAGTCGTGTTGCAGAAGGTGTGAAGCATGGGCATGATGGGTTTAACGACTCATCTCCCTCCCCTACTTCGCAAAAAAAATCCGTAAAACGAAAAAAACTAAGTATTGAGGATTATGTAAAAGGTGTTTTAAACAACGATAGAAGTGTTCTTGCACAAACCATTACTTTAATTGAAAGTAATGCTCCAAAGCATATGGATATGGCACAACAAGTATTACAACAACTATTACCTCATACCGGAAAATCTATCCGTGTCGGAATTACTGGAGTTCCTGGTGCAGGCAAAAGTACATTTATCGAAGCTCTTGGGCAATATTTATGTAAAAAAGGACATAAAGTTGCCGTATTGGCAGTCGATCCAAGTAGCACGGTTACGCGTGGAAGTATCCTTGGGGACAAAACAAGAATGGAACAACTTAGTCGGGAAAAAAATGCCTTTATTCGTCCCTCTCCATCCGGTGGAACATTAGGTGGGGTAACAAGAAAAAGTCGGGAAACAATGCTTGTTTGTGAAGCGGCTGGTTTTGATGTCATTTTAGTGGAAACTGTTGGCGTAGGACAAAACGAAGTATCTGTTCGGAATATGGTAGATTTCTTTTTATTACTTGCAATTACTGGTGCAGGAGATGAATTACAAGGAATCAAAAAAGGAATCATGGAGTTAGCAGATGCTATTTTAGTTCACAAAGCGGATGGCGATAATTTACGAAAAGCCAAAGTTGCTCGAGCGGATTACAACCAAGTACTTCACTACTTACAACCAGCAACAGAAGGTTGGATGACGCAAGCTCATGTTGCTTCTAGCTATACAGGAGAAGGAATTTCTGATATATGGAATGTTGTGGAAACATTCCAAGAAAAAATGGTGAAAAGTGGCGTATTGCATAAGCGACGCGAGTCCCAAACATTAGATTGGATTAATGAAATGGTAGAAGAACAATTACTATTCCGTTTCAAACAACATCCAGTCATCAAAGAGCAAAAACCTTTTATTGAACAAGATGTTTTAGCTGGTCGATTATCACCAACAAAAGCAGCAAAAGATTTATTACAACTTTTTGATCGTGAACATAAATAA